In Brienomyrus brachyistius isolate T26 chromosome 3, BBRACH_0.4, whole genome shotgun sequence, the following proteins share a genomic window:
- the bag3 gene encoding BAG family molecular chaperone regulator 3 has translation MAQFSQPRTLHSMKTQAPMVQMTSNDPLPPGWEIKIDPQTGWPFFVDHNNRITTWHDPRHDAKKESPSSPNGPCPPMESPTQDAPRPFMREVKYPMLRQGYIPIPISHENVDPRQKVQHPCYAFSQPATVRSRPESQAPPLGSTHSCRPRSPVRLPVESDQHCSPVMSCSPVSQLPEAQHSPQGTCPHSVPSSQSPRPSSTGSLQLQPGYISIPVIHEGGGGHPHVQASGPHHPQRFPHTEYQPAFHDWPCHSLPAREASPISPHMRAPSPVRAQVLVDRPPPPQVQHHVIHQEAPPKMSPEELLSPPSVEMPPFPQAVLREPEPQPPPERQEKTEVRVQVSARPDPPEATPPLQEAVPPPQPGPSHPGLAMVQRIVETVDRLEQEVRNFDGKKNDKKYLMLEELLTKELLALDSVDPEGRADVRQARRDGVRKVQNILEGLELIGDESAHSLTENCVGGAEPSGKGGLSLEGESPPQREMA, from the exons ATGGCACAGTTCAGCCAGCCGAGAACCTTGCATAGCATGAAAACGCAGGCACCTATGGTACAAATGACCAGCAACGACCCTCTGCCCCCTGGATGGGAAATTAAAATCGACCCTCAGACGGGATGGCCTTTTTTCGTGGATCACAATAATCGCATAACGACCTGGCACGACCCGCGGCACGACGCTAAGAAG GAAAGCCCCTCATCGCCCAACGGGCCATGCCCCCCCATGGAGTCCCCCACTCAGGACGCCCCGAGGCCCTTCATGCGCGAGGTGAAGTACCCGATGCTGCGGCAGGGCTACATCCCGATCCCCATCTCCCACGAGAACGTGGACCCCCGGCAGAAAGTGCAGCACCCCTGCTATGCCTTCAGCCAGCCAGCCACCGTCCGGAGCCGGCCGGAAAGCCAGGCGCCCCCCCTGGGCTCGACACACTCCTGCCGGCCGCGTTCGCCGGTGCGCCTCCCCGTGGAGAGCGACCAGCACTGCAGCCCAGTGATGTCCTGCTCGCCGGTGTCCCAGCTGCCAGAG GCTCAGCACTCCCCCCAGGGCACATGCCCCCACAGCGTCCCCAGCAGTCAGTCCCCGCGGCCCAGCAGCACTGGGAGCCTCCAGCTTCAGCCCGGCTACATATCCATCCCCGTCATCCATGAGGGGGGCGGGGGCCACCCCCACGTGCAAGCCAGcggcccccaccacccccagagGTTCCCCCACACTGAGTACCAGCCTGCCTTTCACGACTGGCCGTGCCACAGCTTGCCAGCCCGCGAGGCCTCGCCCATCTCCCCCCACATGAGGGCGCCGTCCCCAGTCAGGGCTCAGGTCTTGGTGGaccgaccccccccaccccag GTCCAGCACCATGTCATACACCAGGAAGCCCCCCCAAAGATGTCCCCAGAGGAGCTCCTGAGCCCCCCGTCAGTGGAAATGCCCCCATTTCCCCAAGCTGTACTGCGAGAGCCTGAACCACAGCCCCCCCCAGAAAGACAGGAGAAGACGGAGGTCAGGGTGCAGGTCTCGGCCAGGCCTGACCCCCCAGAGGCGACGCCCCCACTCCAGGAGGCGGTCCCGCCCCCGCAGCCGGGCCCCAGTCACCCAGGGCTGGCGATGGTGCAGCGCATCGTGGAGACGGTGGACAGGCTGGAGCAGGAGGTCAGGAACTTTGATGGGAAGAAGAACGACAAGAAATACCTGATGTTGGAGGAGCTTCTGACcaaagagctgctggccctggactCGGTGGACCCAGAGGGCCGTGCCGATGTGCGGCAGGCAAGGCGCGACGGCGTGCGCAAGGtgcagaacattctggaaggATTGGAGCTCATCGGCGACGAGTCGGCGCACTCACTCACAGAAAACTGCGTGGGGGGAGCGGAACCGTCGGGGAAGGGGGGTCTGAGCCTGGAGGGCGAGAGCCCCCCCCAGAGGGAGATGGCGTGA